The following proteins come from a genomic window of Chanos chanos chromosome 15, fChaCha1.1, whole genome shotgun sequence:
- the rhbdd2 gene encoding rhomboid domain-containing protein 2 translates to MKNTVQSMFRKFVNSVTGLEFTSGVAIVVAVSCLLYIITSYFNTSEYTFSLGSSVFLNGHVHKLFFYSFYNKDAMQLILSAGVLVSFTSGLEKGVGTVRFLYLLLLLSVWTGLLHVLLEILLFPHDSRSSVSGLIPTSLSMLGMITIRSPMTKAFLMGISVPTASFPWFILLIITLFIPNTVLLCNVLAIVTGEIYGMGWLSVFEMSESSASVLEKKMPFRLLRRMVGVKFVPSSAEERRKVFYTKCNPPPGSYPVQAYAPAPPQAVGDQPNTFDGWPQSSYMQEQHVFPSPFPAHGHGHSHGHGLQLSFLSQQFLSALKCLSQTQNLSPLWLRMDRLFQRFIKA, encoded by the exons atgaaaaatacagtgCAAAGTATGTTTAGAAAGTTTGTGAATTCGGTCACGGGTTTGGAGTTTACAAGTGGCGTCGCGATTGTTGTCGCTGTATCTTGCTTGTTGTACATCATCACAAGTTACTTTAACACCTCAGAATACACATTTAGCCTAGGATCCAGCGTTTTCCTGAACGGCCATG TTCACAAGCTCTTCTTCTACTCGTTCTACAATAAGGATGCGATGCAGCTCATCCTCAGCGCTGGGGTGCTGGTGTCCTTCACCAGTGGCTTGGAGAAGGGTGTCGGCACAGTGCGCTTTCTGTACCTGCTCTTGCTTCTCTCAGTTTGGACGGGGCTACTGCACGTCCTCCTTGAGATCCTCCTGTTCCCTCATGATTCTCGGAGCTCTGTGTCAGGTTTGATACCTACATCTCTTTCTATGCTGGGCATGATCACCATCCGATCCCCCATGACGAAGGCTTTCCTTATGGGCATCAGCGTGCCCACTGCATCCTTCCCCTGGTTTATTCTTCTCATCATCACTCTCTTCATACCAAACACAGTGCTTCTCTGCAACGTCCTCGCCATCGTCACGGGAGAGATAT ATGGTATGGGGTGGCTCtcagtgtttgaaatgtcagaATCCAGTGCCTCCGTTCTGGAGAAGAAGATGCCATTTCGGTTGTTAAGGAGGATGGTTGGTGTAAAGTTTGTGCCTTCATCAgcggaggagagaagaaaagtctTTTATACTAA ATGCAACCCACCCCCGGGGTCCTACCCCGTACAGGCCTACGCGCCTGCTCCGCCTCAAGCAGTGGGGGACCAGCCAAACACGTTTGATGGTTGGCCTCAGTCAAGCTACATGCAAGAGCAGCACGTTTTCCCTTCTCCATTCCCTGCTCATGGGCACGGGCACAGCCACGGACACGG TTTACAGCTCAGCTTCCTCAGCCAGCAGTTCCTGTCAGCTCTCAAATGTCTAAGCCAGACTCAGaacctgtctcctctctggctGCGCATGGACCGGCTGTTTCAGCGCTTCATTAAAGCCTGA